Within the Metasolibacillus fluoroglycofenilyticus genome, the region GGAATATTATATAATATTGTCTAAAAAGGAGGGATGCTAGTGATTGTAATGGCAAGGAATATGCCAGATTATCTGCTTTATTTAGAAACCTTGCTTCAAAGAAATAGTCAGGATACAAGCTTGTATGAATTGTACCAAAGAACGAAGGTCGGCTACTTGGGGGAAAGTAGAGTAGACCGAGAATGGGCGGATATTTTTTTAGAGCAGAAGCATTATCTTTTTCATGATTATCAAATAACGAACCTAGCAAATTTCACACATCAGATTGACACCATTTTTATTTGCCAATCCTTTGTGCTGCTTCTTGAAGTAAAGCATATCATGGGGCGGTTGGATTTTGAATCACGAACACATCAATTTATCCGCACTAAAAGTGATGGCACCCAGGACGTTTATCGCAATCCAATCGACCAAATTGAACGCCATCGACTTTTCATCGAAATACTTCTTCGTAAATGGGGGATTGGACTACCTGTAATACCCGCAATTATCATGACAAGCGCCTCATCTCATATCGGTATGACACCACCGCAATATTTAATTTTCCACGTGACAGGCTTACGCACAAAACTTCAGCAACTTTTCAAAAAGTATTCCCCAACGATAACGAGTGAACAACTAACGAGTTTAAAAGAATTATTGCTTGCAAGCTATGAAAGAAAACCATTTAGCAGGCCAGCTATTCCGCCTGAAACAGTACTAGGTGCAATATGTCCGCATTGCCAACCTACTGTCCGTTTACAGCATTGGCGCGGCAAAAGCTTTCAATGCCCTTACTGTACTAAACGTTTTGATGATGCGATTTTAACAGGGTTGCATGATTATAAAATATTATTTGGCGAAAGGCTGACAAATCGCACATTTCGGGAGTTTTTTGGTATTGCTGATGTGAAGGTGGCTGGCAATTTATTAGCTCAGCTTAATTTAGAGGGAATTGGAGAAAGAAAAAAGAGGGAATATATTATACCTGAAAGTGTAACATGGAATAAAGTCTAAAAAACATGGAATAAACCTCGAAAAACATGGAATAAACTCCAGAAAACATGGAATAAATCTCGAAAAACATGGAATAAATCAAAAAATCCCCCGTACAGCAAGGGGATTTTCTTGTTCCTACACTAACAACGCAAACAATGTGCTATCTTTATTTACTTCTTTATATTCGAAGCCGTTTTCCCGCATTCGTTCTAGCAAGCCTTGATAATCGTCACGCTGTGTGACCTCGATGCCTACGAGCGCGGGGCCGCTTTCTTTGTTGTTTTTCTTGGTGTACTCAAATGTTGTAATATCGTCATTTGGACCGAGTACGGATGTTAAGAATTGGCGCAGTGCACCTGAGCGCTGAGGGAAGCTGACGATAAAGTAGTAAAGTAAGCCCTCGTAAATAAGTGAACGCTCTTTAATTTCCTGCATGCGTCCGATATCGTTATTGCCGCCGCTAATAATGATGACAACCGATTTTCCTTTGATGTCCTCCGCGTAAAAATCTAGTGCTGCAACAGAAAGGGCGCCAGCCGGCTCAGCAACAATAGCGTGTTTATTATATAAATCTAAAATGGTTGTACATACTTTACCTTCTGGCACAAGAACGATATCGTCTAAATATTTGCGGCATGTATTATATGTTTCTGTGCCTACGCATTGGACGGCAGCACCATCGACGAATTTGTCGATTGTCTCGAGCGCAGTAGGGGCATCATTAGCAAACGCCGCCTTCATACTGCTAGCACCAGCTGGCTCAGCGCCGATAATTTTGCTAGAAGGAGAAAGGTTTTTCACATATGTTGAAACACCAGCCATCAGACCACCACCGCCAATGCTACCAAAAATATAATCGATTGGCTCTTCAATATCATTCATAATCTCGACAGCGACTGTACCTTGTCCAGCAATTACATCGAAATCATCAAAAGGATGGATGAAGATTTTCTCGTGCTCCTCGCAATAGGCTAAAGCACTTTTTGCTGAGTCGTCAAATGTATCACCAGCAAGCACAATTTCTGCATAGTTACGACCAAACATACGAACTTGGTCAATTTTTTGCTTTGGTGTTGTTTTTGGCATGAAAATAGTTGCTTGTATTTGTAAATGAGCGCACGCATAGGCAACACCTTGTGCATGATTGCCTGCACTTGCGCAAACAACCCCAACCTCACGCGCCTGAGCTTCAATTTGCTTTATTTTATAGTATGCTCCTCGTAATTTGAACGAACGAACATGCTGTAAATCTTCACGCTTTAAATAAATATTTGCCCCATATTTCTCCGATAAATAGTCATTTTTTTGAAGCGGGGTATGTGCAACGACATCCTTTAAAAAATGATGGGCAATTAAAATATTTTCAACAGCGACCGCTTTTGATTGTGCAACTTCTTCCATATATAGTAACCTCCATAATTGTTTACACCTCAGCTTATTGTTTATCTGAGGCTTTATCTAAATCCAGATAAAATATTCATTAATTCTAACATAAAATAATGACGAAATGTTGAAAATATTTAGTAAATTAAAGTGTTTACAAAATGTTCACAATGAAAGCGCATACGTTTCAAAAAAATAGAAAAAGACCGTCTGAAAAGTTATTTTGAGACGGTCCTTTGAGATGAGGGGAGTACGAAATGAAGCTGGATACCCCTTTTTTAATTTAGAAAATCCAGTGTGCAATTACCGCAACAATTGGAATTGAAATGATTGTACGAATTAAGAAAATAATAAATAAATCCCAAAGCTTTAATGGTAATCTTGTTCCTAAAATTAACCCACCTACCTCAGATAAGTAAATTAATTGAGTGACAGAAACGGTTGCAATGAAGAAACGAGTCATATCAGATTCGATGCCTGAGCCTAGCACAGCTGGTAATAGCATATCAGCAAAGCCAACAATCATTGTTTGTGCTGCTTCGCCAGCTTCAGGAATTTGTAAAAGTGCCAAAATCGGTTCGAATGGCATACCTAAAATACGGAAAAAGCTTGTAAACTCAGCTAATACTAAAGCGATTGTAGCGAATGCCATAATAATTGGTGTAATAGCCAACCACATCTCTAAGACGTTTTTAGAGCCAGATGCGAAAATTTTACCAAGATTTTTATTTTCCTCAGCTTTTTCTAATGCATTTTTCAAACCGTATGAAAAGACGTTAAAGCCTTCCTCCACTTTTTCACGTTCTCCTACAGGTGTTTTACCATTATAAAACTTGTCAGGCTTTTTACTTAATGGATAAATGCGTGGCATAATAACCGCTAAAACAATTGTAGCGAAAATGACTGTGCCGTAAAATTGCAGGAAGTATTGTTCAATGCGAATTGTTTCCACAACTACTAAACAGAAGGTAATAGATACAACTGAAAATGTTGTAGCAATGGTTGCTGCTTCACGTGCAGTATAATTGTTTTCCTCATATTGACGATTCGTTAGTAAAACGCCAATTGTGCCATCACCAACGAAGGAAGCAAGGCAGTCAATAGCAGCACGTCCTGGAATTTTAAATAATGGGCGCATCACTTTGACCATCATCGAGCCAAAGAAATCAAGTAAGCCGAAATCTGTTAATAGCGGTAGTAATAAACCTGCAAAGAAAAATAGGACAAACATGTATGTCACAAGACCACCAGCAGGGTCAAGTAAAATACCTGCTGTATCGTCGCTATTAACTTGTTCAGGTCCAAAATCGAATAAATACATTGCTGCAAACACAACGGCTAGTACACGTACAATTGTCCAAAACCAATTAACACGGAATAGTGAATCAAGTAGTGTATGTGGGCCATTTTTTTTAGGAAAGGCTTTAATAATGAGTGCCCCTGCTGCTGCAATAATAAAGACTGCAAGTGCGAACCAATGAATAAACGGCTCTACAATGCTAGCAAGATAGTTAGCAAGTACAGCTATAGGCACTTTAATACCGCTCTCTGTACCTACAGGAACGATAAATAAAAAAACACCTAAGCTAGATAATGCAATGAACAGAAACCAAATATAAAACGAATGCTTTTTCATAAACTTAATTAAACTCCTTTTTTAATACCTGTATAATTATAAGTACATTAAACGAAAAAATCTACTCCTATTTTAACTTTATACTAAAATAATTTATAAAAATACATTTAAGAGGTCTTAAAATTAAAATAGCTGCTAGGAACAATTTTCCTAACAGCTATAAATTCAAAATGACTTTTCTAATATAACTCTTAATAAGCTACTCGTTGAATTGGTGTATTAAGCTCATCTGATTGTTGAACGACATAAAATTTCTCTATATTTAACCAGCTTTCACTCATTGGCTGCCCTTCATCTATACGTTTCGCTGTTTCTGCCATCATCCAAGCAGTTTGTGATGCATGTGCTTGCAATGCCTTCACTTTATAGTCTTTAACATTCTCGATATTCACTGTAATATGTGGCTCACCAAGCTCTTCTAAAGTATTGTTCGCAAAGGCGCAGCCAAGTAGACGGGGACGTGTCGCCTTATCGATGCGACGTACAGCCTCTTTTACAGCTCGTGCTGTGGCTTCGTGATCAGGATGTACAGCATAGCGAGGATAGAATGAATAAATAACAGATGGGTTTAATTCTTCAATTAGTGATGTGACAAGCTGTACCATCTTTTCATCATCTTCAAATTCAAGTGTTTTATCGCGTAAGCCCATCATGCGTAAATCGGGAATAGCCATTGCCTCACATGCAGCAATTAGCTCTTGACGGCGAATATCAGGTAAAGATTCTCGCGTTGCAAATGGTGGATTGCCTAAATTACGTCCCATTTCGCCAAGCGTTAGGCAGGCATACGTAACAGGTACACCCATTTGATGATAGAGTCTCGCGACACCTGCGACAGAAAAGGCCTCATCGTCAGGATGAGGGAAAATAATTAATACATGGCGCTCTGAAGGTAATGTCATTTCTTTCACTCCTTAATAAGAAAATGGTGTTTCACTAATTTGCAAGGCAATGGCTAATTTACCTGTATAATCTAAACCAGCCATTAGTAAGCGTCCATGCTCATCTAGCTCATAGTGTGTAATTCCTTGTGCATATACCCAGCCATGCTCCATTTTTAAGCCAACACGATGCGGTGTGTCGCTGACAATTTTGCCAAGCTCGTAACGAATTTTCGCATTGCGAATAAAAGCACCAGCATTAAAAACATTAGCGTCAAAATGGCTTGCATAAGCCCCATTTGTCGTTTCTAAATGAATATAAACATCTTTATTAGCAAAAGAGTTAAGCAATTCCTGAAGTGTTTCGATATGTACCTCTTTCATTTATCGGAACTCCTTTCTAAACTATCTAAATGATAGTATAGTAGAATTTTTTTCAGAATGAAAAGAAGATGTCTCACAAATAGCGATTATTTAAAATAAAAATGAATTGGGAGGCAAGTTATAACCATTGGGAAAGACAATAATCAACGCAAAAATAGTCTAAAGAAGTGATTCATCCAATTCAATCTTCTTGGCAAAAAAGGAACTAGTTGTCGCAAACAACTAGCTCCTCTTACTTTAAATCGTCGTAACAGTAACTTCCGGTGCACCGAAGCGTGATTTTGCGCCGTGCATTACAGGACCAACATATTCATTTAATGCCCAGCCATGTGCGATAGCAGCTGAAACAAATTCTTTTGCTTCGATAACAGCCTCCTCTACAGAAAGTCCATTCGCTAAGTTTGCACAGACGCTTGCAGCGAATGTACAGCCTGCCCCGTGATTATAAGTAGATGCTACTTTTTCAGAGGCTAGCAGCTTGTATAAAGTGCCGTCATAGAATAAATCAACAGCTTTATCTGAAGCTAATGCTTTACCCCCTTTAATAACAACATTTTTAGCGCCAAGTGCATGAATTTTTGCTGCGGCTGTTTTCATTTCCTCGATTGTTTTTGGTGTGCCTGTACCAGCAAGCTGCCCCGCTTCAAAAAGATTTGGCGTTATAACGGTTGCGTATGGAAGTAAGTAGTCAATCATGGCTGTTGTGTTGCCAGGGTTTAATACCTCATCTTCGCCTTTGCATACCATAACAGGGTCGATGACAACGATGTCTGTGCCAGCCTTTTGAATGGCTTTGCTTGCTATTTTAATAATTTCCTCAGTTGAAAGCATTCCTGTTTTAATGGCATCTACTTTTGTTGATAACGCTGTATCGATTTGTTGTTGTAATAGCTCTGTTGGCAATGGCGTCACTTGATGATGCCAACCATTTGGATCCATCGTTACGATAACCGTTAAAGCGACCATCCCATATGTGCCGTGCTCCTGAAATGCTTTTAAATCCGCCTGCATACCAGCACCGGCAGAAGTATCAGAGCCAGCAATTGTTAATGTCTTTTTTAATGTCATAATTAAGTACTCCTTCTAAAATTATTTACATACAACTATACATTTATTCTGACTTTATAAAAATAGTCAGAAATAGTTTTTTCTTTGGTGTCAGTTGCTAAAGAATATTGTAGTATACTATTAAATAGAGGTGAGTTTGATGGCAAAGCAAGCATTTAACAACGATTGGCAGCAAGTAATCGGTGATGAATTAGATAAGCCATATTTTAATGAGCTGCGTTCATTTATTGCAAAAGAATATAGTACAGGGATAGTTTATCCTAAGCAGGAGGATGTGATGAATGCCTTCCATGCAACGAGCTATCAAGATGTGAAGGTAGTCATTTTAGGGCAAGATCCATATCATGGACCTAATCAAGCGCATGGCATGAGCTTCTCGGTTCAGCCGGGTATTCCACAGCCACCAAGCCTTCGCAATATGTTACAAGAGCTACAGGACGATTTAGGTTATCAAATGCCGAATCATGGGTACTTAATGAAGTGGGCACAGCAAGGTGTACTATTGCTAAACACAGTGTTAACTGTGCGTGCTGGACAAGCCCATTCGCATAAAGATAAAGGCTGGGAGCAGTTTACAGATGCAGTTATTCAAAAGCTAGCAGAGCGTGGAGAGCCAATTATTTTTATTTTATGGGGAAGACCTGCACAAGCAAAAACATCTATTATTAAGCGTAGTAAAACACCGCATATTATATTACAGGCCCCGCATCCAAGCCCATTGAGTGCATATCGAGGTTTTTTTGGCAGCAAGCCCTATTCTAAAGTGAATGCACAGCTTATTGCATGGGGTAAAGAGCCAATTGATTGGAGCTTATAAGCATAAAGGAGGGAAATCATGACAGTGAACTGTTTTAAATGTCGCTATTTTCGTGTCACATGGGAGCCTGCAAATCCCAGAGCTTGTACGGCATATGGCTTTAAAACAAAACAAATTCCTTCAGCTGTTGTGAGGCGATCTTCTGGAATGGACTGTTTAAAATATACACCGAAGCAGGAGGACAAGCGATGATATCATATGATGTGTTATTGAAGCAATTAGAGCAACATGTCATGCAAGCAAAAAATGCAGCAACTGAACAGGAAATGCGCGAGCAATTAACAGCGGTACGCGCGCTATGTGAAGTCGTATTGACTTCAGATGGCAAGCCACAAATGCCAGCACAAATAGCAATGGGGACAGCACAATTGCCTACGCAGTCAACTCCATTGCGTGAAAACGATGCAAATGGTCATTCTATTTTTGATTTTTAGTAATTTACGAGAGGATGTTATTTGAATGAAAGGTTCTATTATTTCAGGTGCAATTCATGGCTTTTTAGCTGTTGCACTCGGTGCGTTTGGAGCGCATGCCTTAGAAGATATACTAGACGATTATAGCACTGGCATTTGGGATACAGCAGTGCAATACCAAATGTTCCACGCTGGAGCATTGATTCTCATTGGCATTTTAATGAGCGCTAAAATATTCGGTGAAATAAAGCAATTAAAAATTGCAATGATTTGCTTGAATTTAGGCATTGTCTTCTTCTCAGGCAGTTTATTCATTTTAGCATTAACAGGCATCGGTGTTTTAGGTGCGGTTACACCAATTGGTGGCGTCTTATTTTTAACGTCATGGGTGCTAATTATTGTCGCAACATTAAAAAAAGCGTAATGTAAAAAGCTGTTCAAAAAGATTTCATTTTTGAACGGCTTTTTCGATTTACAATCTATTAAAATTTTCGGAAAAAGATGTTATATTCAAAAAAGAGGAATTGCAAATATATTTTTTCTTTAAAAGTAGTGAAAATAAATACTACTTTATTTTTTTAAGTAAGTAATGTAATTTAAAGGAAAATAAATTGATTTTAAGATTTTTTTGCAATGAAAAAGATTTTCTAAAACGTGCAGTTAAAATTTAATGGAGGAATTAATTATGAGCATAGGAAAAAAGTTAAATTTAGTATTTCTACTTATTATCGTATTGTTAATAGCTTCTACTGGTCTTGGTTATTTGAATTTAGTAAATATTGAAAAGAAGGTAGACGAAGCGTTAGATGTACGGGTTGCAACGGTGCGTTCAATTGACCAAATTAAGCTTGCTGGTGCATCTCAGGGCTTGTTTGCACGAGCACTTGTAATTGAGTATACACAAGCAAATGATGATAATTTTGTGCGTTTTAATACATTGCTGAATGAAGAAATGGAGCGTTTAGAGGGACTGATTATTAGCGAGCAAATG harbors:
- a CDS encoding nuclease-related domain-containing protein; protein product: MARNMPDYLLYLETLLQRNSQDTSLYELYQRTKVGYLGESRVDREWADIFLEQKHYLFHDYQITNLANFTHQIDTIFICQSFVLLLEVKHIMGRLDFESRTHQFIRTKSDGTQDVYRNPIDQIERHRLFIEILLRKWGIGLPVIPAIIMTSASSHIGMTPPQYLIFHVTGLRTKLQQLFKKYSPTITSEQLTSLKELLLASYERKPFSRPAIPPETVLGAICPHCQPTVRLQHWRGKSFQCPYCTKRFDDAILTGLHDYKILFGERLTNRTFREFFGIADVKVAGNLLAQLNLEGIGERKKREYIIPESVTWNKV
- the ilvA gene encoding threonine ammonia-lyase IlvA, with protein sequence MEEVAQSKAVAVENILIAHHFLKDVVAHTPLQKNDYLSEKYGANIYLKREDLQHVRSFKLRGAYYKIKQIEAQAREVGVVCASAGNHAQGVAYACAHLQIQATIFMPKTTPKQKIDQVRMFGRNYAEIVLAGDTFDDSAKSALAYCEEHEKIFIHPFDDFDVIAGQGTVAVEIMNDIEEPIDYIFGSIGGGGLMAGVSTYVKNLSPSSKIIGAEPAGASSMKAAFANDAPTALETIDKFVDGAAVQCVGTETYNTCRKYLDDIVLVPEGKVCTTILDLYNKHAIVAEPAGALSVAALDFYAEDIKGKSVVIIISGGNNDIGRMQEIKERSLIYEGLLYYFIVSFPQRSGALRQFLTSVLGPNDDITTFEYTKKNNKESGPALVGIEVTQRDDYQGLLERMRENGFEYKEVNKDSTLFALLV
- a CDS encoding YjiH family protein, whose protein sequence is MKKHSFYIWFLFIALSSLGVFLFIVPVGTESGIKVPIAVLANYLASIVEPFIHWFALAVFIIAAAGALIIKAFPKKNGPHTLLDSLFRVNWFWTIVRVLAVVFAAMYLFDFGPEQVNSDDTAGILLDPAGGLVTYMFVLFFFAGLLLPLLTDFGLLDFFGSMMVKVMRPLFKIPGRAAIDCLASFVGDGTIGVLLTNRQYEENNYTAREAATIATTFSVVSITFCLVVVETIRIEQYFLQFYGTVIFATIVLAVIMPRIYPLSKKPDKFYNGKTPVGEREKVEEGFNVFSYGLKNALEKAEENKNLGKIFASGSKNVLEMWLAITPIIMAFATIALVLAEFTSFFRILGMPFEPILALLQIPEAGEAAQTMIVGFADMLLPAVLGSGIESDMTRFFIATVSVTQLIYLSEVGGLILGTRLPLKLWDLFIIFLIRTIISIPIVAVIAHWIF
- the bshB2 gene encoding bacillithiol biosynthesis deacetylase BshB2 is translated as MTLPSERHVLIIFPHPDDEAFSVAGVARLYHQMGVPVTYACLTLGEMGRNLGNPPFATRESLPDIRRQELIAACEAMAIPDLRMMGLRDKTLEFEDDEKMVQLVTSLIEELNPSVIYSFYPRYAVHPDHEATARAVKEAVRRIDKATRPRLLGCAFANNTLEELGEPHITVNIENVKDYKVKALQAHASQTAWMMAETAKRIDEGQPMSESWLNIEKFYVVQQSDELNTPIQRVAY
- a CDS encoding YojF family protein, giving the protein MKEVHIETLQELLNSFANKDVYIHLETTNGAYASHFDANVFNAGAFIRNAKIRYELGKIVSDTPHRVGLKMEHGWVYAQGITHYELDEHGRLLMAGLDYTGKLAIALQISETPFSY
- the thiD gene encoding bifunctional hydroxymethylpyrimidine kinase/phosphomethylpyrimidine kinase, with translation MTLKKTLTIAGSDTSAGAGMQADLKAFQEHGTYGMVALTVIVTMDPNGWHHQVTPLPTELLQQQIDTALSTKVDAIKTGMLSTEEIIKIASKAIQKAGTDIVVIDPVMVCKGEDEVLNPGNTTAMIDYLLPYATVITPNLFEAGQLAGTGTPKTIEEMKTAAAKIHALGAKNVVIKGGKALASDKAVDLFYDGTLYKLLASEKVASTYNHGAGCTFAASVCANLANGLSVEEAVIEAKEFVSAAIAHGWALNEYVGPVMHGAKSRFGAPEVTVTTI
- a CDS encoding uracil-DNA glycosylase, which gives rise to MAKQAFNNDWQQVIGDELDKPYFNELRSFIAKEYSTGIVYPKQEDVMNAFHATSYQDVKVVILGQDPYHGPNQAHGMSFSVQPGIPQPPSLRNMLQELQDDLGYQMPNHGYLMKWAQQGVLLLNTVLTVRAGQAHSHKDKGWEQFTDAVIQKLAERGEPIIFILWGRPAQAKTSIIKRSKTPHIILQAPHPSPLSAYRGFFGSKPYSKVNAQLIAWGKEPIDWSL
- a CDS encoding uracil-DNA glycosylase, encoding MTVNCFKCRYFRVTWEPANPRACTAYGFKTKQIPSAVVRRSSGMDCLKYTPKQEDKR
- a CDS encoding YwdI family protein, whose translation is MISYDVLLKQLEQHVMQAKNAATEQEMREQLTAVRALCEVVLTSDGKPQMPAQIAMGTAQLPTQSTPLRENDANGHSIFDF
- a CDS encoding DUF423 domain-containing protein codes for the protein MKGSIISGAIHGFLAVALGAFGAHALEDILDDYSTGIWDTAVQYQMFHAGALILIGILMSAKIFGEIKQLKIAMICLNLGIVFFSGSLFILALTGIGVLGAVTPIGGVLFLTSWVLIIVATLKKA